In Tripterygium wilfordii isolate XIE 37 chromosome 23, ASM1340144v1, whole genome shotgun sequence, one genomic interval encodes:
- the LOC119993747 gene encoding U-box domain-containing protein 35-like: MWMPKNTTERREGLSGLVAVAIDKDKGSQNALKWAIDHLLQRGQTVILIHVNLKSPSLSASPSLGLNQVVDANGESTLVCKDPDNQTKELFLPFRCFCTRKDIQCKDVVLEDLDVAKGLIEYVSQTAIEALVVGASSKTGFLRFKTTDIPGSVSKGAPDFCSVYVISKGKISSMRSASRPAPTISPLRNQLLSTKPPPLLETTPLQATTTRSVERPPLDPPRKSNDETEFFRSPFTRKGLNGKSYGELSMPDTDISFVSSGRASIDRMFPAFYDNTETVRMARLSNISDIESNHSFESMHYGRKSLDANSPTEFSSISQENERSSSASQGMDDVEAEMRRLKLELKQTMEMYSTACKEALTAKQKARELHIWKLEEERRLEEARLAEEAALAIAEKEKAKSKAAIEAAEAAQRIAELEAQKRITAEMKALKEAEDKRKAFDALTQSDVRYRKYAIEEIEAATEFFTESRKIGEGGYGPVYKGHLDHTPVAIKVLRPDAAQGRSQFQQEVEVLSCIRHPNMVLLLGACPEYGCLVYEFMANGSLEDCLFRRGNTPALSWQLRFRIAAEIGTGLLFLHQTKPEPLVHRDLKPANILLDRNYVSKISDVGLARLVPPSVADCVTQYRMTSTAGTFCYIDPEYQQTGMLGIKSDVYSLGIIFLQLLTGKPPMGLTHHVGRAIEKGTFAQMLDPAVPDWPVEEALSFAKLSLSCSELRRKDRPDLGKVVLPELNRLRTLAEDTMPSMSFVGSAAPSPNHSQVSLQLDLRSSPQSAQSDE; the protein is encoded by the exons ATGTGGATGCCAAAAAACACTACGGAAAGGAGGGAAGGATTAAGTGGTTTGGTGGCAGTAGCAATAGACAAGGACAAAGGCAGCCAAAATGCTCTGAAATGGGCCATAGATCATCTTTTGCAGAGAGGCCAGACAGTCATTCTCATCCATGTCAACCTCAAATCACCATCCCTTTCTGCCTCGCCTTCTCTTG GGCTGAACCAAGTTGTGGATGCTAATGGCGAGAGCACATTGGTATGCAAAGATCCTGACAACCAGACCAAGGAATTGTTCCTTCCCTTTCGTTGTTTCTGTACACGTAAAGAT ATTCAATGCAAGGATGTTGTACTGGAAGATTTAGATGTAGCAAAAGGTTTAATTGAATATGTTAGCCAAACAGCAATCGAGGCTTTAGTAGTTGGTGCCTCATCAAAAACAGGTTTCCTCAG ATTCAAGACCACGGATATTCCCGGCAGCGTATCAAAAGGTGCTCCGGATTTTTGTTCTGTATATGTAATATCCAAAGGGAAGATCTCATCCATGAGATCTGCATCCAGGCCTGCCCCAACCATCTCCCCACTGCGAAACCAACTTCTCAGCACGAAACCACCTCCTCTGCTGGAGACGACTCCTCTCCAAGCTACTACCACGAGAT CCGTCGAAAGGCCACCACTTGATCCTCCACGTAAATCAAACGACGAGACAGAATTCTTCAG GTCACCATTTACAAGGAAAGGACTCAATGGAAAATCTTACGGGGAGCTCTCTATGCCAGATACTGACATATCATTTGTTAGCTCCGGAAGGGCAAGCATTGATCGCATGTTCCCAGCGTTTTACGACAACACGGAAACAGTTCGAATGGCAAGGTTGTCAAACATCTCAGATATAGAGAGCAACCACAGCTTTGAGTCAATGCACTATGGACGAAAATCATTGGATGCGAACTCTCCAACTGAATTCTCATCAATCTCACAGGAAAACGAGAGATCATCTTCTGCATCTCAGGGAATG GATGATGTGGAAGCTGAGATGAGGAGGCTAAAGTTGGAACTCAAACAAACAATGGAAATGTATAGTACAGCTTGCAAAGAAGCACTGACTGCAAAACAAAAG GCAAGAGAGCTCCATATTTGGAAattggaagaagagagaaggctGGAAGAGGCAAGACTGGCTGAGGAAGCTGCATTGGCAATTGCAGAAAAGGAGAAAGCAAAGTCCAAGGCAGCAATTGAGGCTGCTGAAGCGGCTCAACGGATTGCAGAACTGGAAGCGCAGAAAAGAATAACTGCAGAAATGAAAGCACTGAAAGAAGCAGAAGACAAGCGAAAGGCATTTGATGCTTTGACGCAGTCTGATGTAAGGTACAGGAAATACGCAATCGAAGAAATAGAAGCTGCAACAGAATTCTTCACGGAGTCACGTAAGATCGGTGAAGGAGGCTATGGACCAGTATATAAGGGTCATCTAGACCACACACCTGTTGCAATTAAGGTTTTACGACCTGATGCAGCACAAGGAAGATCACAATTTCAACAAGAG GTTGAGGTGCTCAGCTGCATACGACATCCTAATATGGTGCTTCTCCTGGGAGCCTGTCCAGAGTATGGATGCCTAGTATATGAGTTTATGGCAAATGGAAGCTTGGAAGACTGTCTATTTCGAAGAGGAAACACCCCAGCTCTGTCTTGGCAGCTTAGGTTCCGAATTGCGGCTGAAATTGGCACTGGCTTGCTGTTTCTCCATCAGACTAAACCAGAACCACTTGTTCACCGTGACCTAAAGCCCGCAAACATCTTACTTGACCGAAACTATGTCAGCAAAATAAGTGACGTTGGTTTGGCTAGGCTAGTTCCTCCATCTGTTGCTGATTGTGTGACACAATATCGGATGACATCCACAGCAGGCACTTTCTGTTACATAGATCCAGAATACCAGCAAACAGGAATGCTTGGAATAAAGTCTGATGTATACTCCCTTGGAATCATCTTTCTTCAGCTGCTAACTGGCAAACCACCTATGGGCTTGACTCACCATGTCGGACGGGCTATTGAAAAGGGGACTTTTGCTCAAATGTTGGATCCCGCCGTGCCTGATTGGCCAGTGGAAGAGGCCTTATCTTTTGCCAAACTATCACTCAGCTGTTCAGAGTTAAGGCGGAAAGACAGACCTGATCTTGGAAAAGTAGTTTTACCAGAACTCAATAGACTGAGAACACTTGCTGAAGACACAATGCCATCGATGTCATTCGTAGGAAGTGCAGCCCCTTCACCCAACCACAGCCAAGTCTCATTGCAGCTT GACCTTAGGAGCTCGCCTCAATCTGCACAATCTGACGAGTAA
- the LOC119992830 gene encoding uncharacterized protein LOC119992830 gives MHLGNGFFEKLRDAIAIEDFSRLCIISDRNPSVDKAVSLVLPGSFHGACIVHIQQNMKTKGFNESIIPIYLKAAKVYRISEFEHLMNQLCNVDGGRPYAYLVEAGFHRWSRALSSGKRYSIMTTNIAKCLNAILRDARSLLITMLIEQLRAKLQEWFSDHRNTAASVTSYLCFECDKEVRKRSNRLQRLISHSEYYVRDGDQDGQVDLQNKTCSCRVFDLDQLPCVHALAACRVRNISFNSMCAPYYTNEAIILAYAEPIYAVTIEDQQFVSEDNVLLPPATRRQGGGQGNEGSHHLVKL, from the coding sequence ATGCATCTTGGCAatggtttttttgaaaaattacggGATGCCATTGCAATTGAAGACTTCTCACGGTTATGTATAATTTCAGACAGAAATCCTAGCGTTGATAAGGCAGTTTCACTTGTACTGCCTGGTTCATTTCATGGTGCATGTATCGTCCATATCCAACAGAACATGAAGACGAAAGGGTTCAACGAATCTATCATCCCTATATATCTTAAAGCTGCTAAGGTATATCGAATATCTGAGTTCGAGCATTTAATGAATCAGTTGTGTAATGTCGACGGAGGTAGACCTTACGCTTATTTAGTTGAAGCTGGTTTCCATAGGTGGTCTAGAGCACTGTCTTCTGGTAAGAGATATAGTATCATGACGACGAATATTGCGAAGTGCTTGAATGCTATACTACGAGATGCTCGAAGTTTGCTGATTACAATGCTAATTGAACAATTGCGTGCCAAACTTCAGGAATGGTTCAGTGATCATCGTAATACCGCAGCATCTGTCACGTCTTACCTATGTTTCGAGTGTGACAAGGAAGTTAGAAAGAGAAGCAATAGGTTGCAGCGACTAATAAGCCATAGTGAGTACTATGTACGAGATGGTGATCAAGATGGACAAGTCGATCTGCAAAACAAGACCTGTTCATGCCGGGTGTTTGATCTTGACCAACTTCCATGTGTACACGCATTGGCTGCATGTCGAGTTCGGAACATATCTTTTAATTCGATGTGTGCTCCATACTATACAAACGAGGCCATAATTTTAGCTTACGCTGAACCTATATACGCAGTAACTATTGAGGATCAACAGTTCGTTAGCGAGGACAACGTATTGCTCCCGCCGGCGACTAGACGTCAAGGGGGAGGCCAAGGCAACGAAGGATCCCATCATCTGGTGAAACTGTAG
- the LOC119992829 gene encoding uncharacterized protein LOC119992829, translating into MGVVDIVVIYDGDCEFSGGIYKFIGGTGKGVVVNESISYEDFLEKIYKIMGIDRTSNELVMKFVYNTHFHMEPLVVSNNDDLQFFIRQNDDARRPDASRKSGTPLCITVRPKEHQQFHSQDASYVPKTQPFVGRARNWIDDFPCLSQFEEDFDDVIDGQGREDNINDEYDDDIPLYGVDAGDEIPPRTFNYVVDDVAAVNHPNMQTGENIQVGQYNGSNTIDLNSESSETFDVGVIFTNKKELHKHISLYAIKKNFQFRVARSTKSLLMVECVATGCQWRMRGIKLKETELFLVKKFNDTHTCSLEFVNHGHKQASGRVIGDCIKAKYEGVGRVYRPKDIIQDMRREYEVNITYDKAWRAKECALDSLRGSPEESFAYLPHYCAVLEINNPSTTTHIESDDENILKYFFMAIGASLRGFQSSMRPVIVFDGTHLKGKYLGTLFVATALDENE; encoded by the coding sequence ATGGGTGTGGTTGACATTGTTGTTATATACGACGGAGATTGTGAATTTTCAGGAggaatttacaaattcattggtgGTACTGGGAAAGGTGTTGTAGTGAATGAGTCAATTTCCTATGAggattttttggagaagatatacAAGATTATGGGAATTGATCGAACTTCGAATGAGTTGGTCATGAAATTTGTATATAACACACATTTCCATATGGAACCGTTGGTTGTTAGCAATAATGATGACTTGCAATTCTTCATAAGGCAGAACGATGATGCACGGCGACCTGACGCTTCACGAAAATCGGGTACCCCACTATGTATAACAGTCAGACCAAAAGAGCATCAACAGTTTCATTCACAAgatgcaagttatgttcctaaAACTCAACCTTTTGTTGGACGTGCCAGAAATTGGATTGATGATTTTCCTTGTTTAAGCCAATTCGAAGAAGATTTTGATGATGTTATAGATGGCCAGGGTCGAGAAGATAATATTAATGATGAGTACGATGATGACATTCCATTATATGGTGTCGATGCAGGTGATGAAATACCCCCACGCACTTTTAATtatgttgttgatgatgttgcTGCAGTTAATCATCCCAATATGCAGACGGGTGAGAACATTCAGGTTGGGCAATATAATGGAAGCAATACTATTGACCTCAACAGCGAATCATCCGAGACGTTTGACGTGGGGGTGATttttacaaacaagaaagagttaCATAAGCATATATCCCTCTATGCTATTAAGAAGAACTTTCAATTCCGGGTGGCTAGGTCGACAAAGTCATTGCTTATGGTCGAGTGTGTTGCAACTGGATGTCAGTGGCGTATGAGAGGGATAAAGCTAAAAGAAACTGaactttttcttgtgaaaaaattcaatgataCTCACACATGTTCGTTGGAATTTGTGAATCATGGGCACAAGCAAGCATCAGGGAGGGTGATTGGTGATTGCATCAAGGCCAAATATGAAGGTGTTGGGCGTGTTTACCGACCAAAGGACATAATACAGGATATGAGAAGAGAATATGAAGTTAATATTACCTATGATAAGGCATGGAGGGCTAAAGAATGTGCTCTTGATTCTCTTCGTGGTTCACCGGAAGAATCATTTGCTTACTTACCTCATTATTGTGCTGTATTGGAGATTAATAACCCTAGTACAACTACTcatattgagtctgatgatgaaAATATATTGAAGTATTTTTTCATGGCTATTGGTGCAAGCTTACGTGGATTTCAGAGCTCTATGCGCCCTGTTATCGTCTTTGATGGCACCCATCTTAAGGGTAAGTATTTGGGTACACTTTTTGTGGCAACTGCTTTGGACGAAAATGAGTAA
- the LOC119992831 gene encoding high mobility group nucleosome-binding domain-containing protein 5-like, with protein sequence MVERVEKYLSKGKSKETYSLYGMPIVLQIWAYEIVPIIAQRYATKCGETQPRILKYSWNQTPTSDDIVSDVFELIKIEVHDALMPIEVELEKDYVRAVKFDAIEQKLAEHAAQLLDMKKEIAESIAGFLETTNAIYEGVAVLNANWEKKEDKDGNQDEDENDDQPDEDDKEIEDEKDDDEKDDEGKDDEDKKEDQEGKHDANEKEDQAGKEDRDGKDYQKGKGDEEDNEGKTVSPVRHDDDVEDAEVVARLMDLTEQVFEQPMTDKSSIGVEEIPKS encoded by the exons ATGGTTGAAAGGGTTGAAAAATACTTGAGTAAGGGTAAGTCAAAGGAGACATACAGTCTTTATGGAATGCCAATAGTACtccag ATTTGGGCGTATGAAATTGTACCCATTATAGCCCAGAGGTATGCCACCAAATGTGGCGAAACACAACCCAGAATACTCAAGTACTCATGGAATCAAACCCCTACTTCAGATGACATCGTGTCAGATGTATTTGAACTGATAAAG ATTGAGGTTCATGATGCTCTAATGCCAATAGAGGTTGAGCTAGAGAAGGATTATGTTAGGGCG GTCAAGTTTGATGCCATAGAGCAGAAGTTGGCAGAGCATGCTGCTCAACTTTTGGACATGAAAAAGGAAATTGCTGAAAGCATTGCTGGTTTTTTGGAGACTACCAATGCAATTTACGAAGGTGTGGCAGTGTTAAATGCAAATTGGGAGAAAAAAGAGGATAAGGATGGAAATCAGGATgaggatgaaaatgatgatCAGCCTGATGAGGATGATAAGGAGATTGAGGATGAAaaggatgatgatgaaaaggatGATGAGGGAAAGGATGATGAGGATAAAAAAGAGGATCAGGAGGGAAAGCATGATGCTAATGAAAAGGAGGATCAGGCAGGAAAGGAGGATCGGGATGGAAAGGATTATCAGAAGGGAAAGGGTGATGAGGAGGATAATGAGGGAAAGACAGTTTCCCCTGTTAGACATGACGATGATGTTGAGGATGCGGAGGTAGTTGCTCGATTGATGGATCTCACAGAACAAGTGTTTGAACAGCCAATGACAGACAAAAGTTCAATTGGAGTTGAAGAGATTCCAAAATCTTAA
- the LOC119993732 gene encoding pollen receptor-like kinase 5, with protein sequence MAQSPCVHGATESEILVKFKSSLSNASALNNWDGNSNSPCNWVGVRCNDDGTVGLLRLEKMSLAGLIDLDTLVGLPGLRSLSLMNNSFQGPMPAVSKLSSLKILYLSYNNFSGDIPSDAFSGMYSLKKLYMARNNFTGQIPTSLATLTKLVELVLQGNQFEGNIPDFQHKFDVLDLSNNHLEGPIPSALGDSSPAFLAGNKDLCGKPLQPCKSNDKKKKRIVILIIVVVVSLAALLVAIAAISSYFRGRQREAAAQAKMGHNKYSQKQFVNEAQSTEYPAQTKKAAQNGKLHFVRNDRERFELQDLLRASAEVLGSGSFGSSYKARLLSGSTMVVKRFRQMSNVGKEEFQEHMKRLGMLSHPNLLPLVAFYFRKEEKLLVSDFIDNGSLASHLHSNNPNPRLDWPTRLKIIRGVARGLAYLFKQFPNTALPHGHLKSSNVLVDDTFEPILTDYALFPVVNRDLAQQVMVAYKSPDERKNRKTDVWSLGILILEMLTGKFPANYLKQGSGSGANGDLGTWVNSVVREEWTGEVFDKEMRGGKNGEGEMLKLLKIGMCCCESNVERRWDLREAVEKIEELKERDGDYDDMSSYGSEGDVYSSRAMTEDDFSFSVNGS encoded by the exons ATGGCTCAATCCCCATGCGTACATGGTGCAACCGAGTCCGAAATACTTGTCAAGTTCAAGTCTTCTTTGTCCAACGCCTCAGCACTCAACAACTGGGACGGGAACTCCAATAGTCCATGCAACTGGGTAGGTGTCCGGTGCAACGATGACGGGACGGTAGGGCTTTTGAGGCTTGAAAAGATGAGCCTCGCGGGTCTCATCGACCTTGACACCCTCGTGGGCCTCCCTGGGTTGAGATCCCTCAGCTTAATGAATAACAGCTTCCAAGGTCCCATGCCTGCCGTCTCCAAACTCAGCTCCTTGAAGATTCTTTACCTCTCCTATAACAACTTCTCCGGCGACATTCCCTCCGATGCCTTCAGCGGCATGTATTCCTTGAAGAAGCTTTACATGGCCAGGAACAACTTCACTGGCCAAATTCCCACGTCTCTTGCTACTTTGACTAAGCTTGTCGAGTTGGTTCTCCAAGGCAACCAGTTTGAAGGGAACATACCCGATTTCCAGCacaagtttgatgttttggatttgtCCAATAACCATTTGGAGGGTCCAATACCATCTGCTCTTGGTGACAGCAGCCCAGCTTTTCTTGCAG gCAACAAAGATCTATGTGGAAAGCCTCTGCAGCCATGCAAATCCAacgacaagaagaagaagcgcATCGTCATTCTAATCATTGTTGTTGTGGTCTCTTTGGCTGCGCTACTAGTTGCCATTGCTGCCATATCCTCCTACTTTCGCGGCCGTCAGAGAGAAGCAGCAGCCCAAGCCAAGATGGGCCACAACAAGTATTCCCAAAAGCAGTTCGTAAATGAAGCCCAATCAACCGAGTATCCGGCCCAAACAAAAAAAGCAGCCCAAAACGGGAAACTTCACTTCGTGAGGAACGACAGAGAAAGGTTCGAGTTGCAGGACCTTCTTAGAGCATCCGCCGAGGTTCTGGGGAGCGGAAGCTTCGGGTCTTCCTACAAAGCGAGGCTCCTGAGCGGATCTACCATGGTCGTGAAGAGGTTCAGGCAGATGAGCAACGTCGGGAAAGAAGAGTTTCAGGAGCACATGAAGAGACTCGGAATGCTGTCTCACCCCAACTTGCTTCCTCTGGTGGCTTTCTACTTCAGAAAAGAGGAGAAGCTCTTGGTCTCCGATTTCATCGACAACGGAAGCTTGGCCAGCCATCTGCACAGTAACAACCCAAATCCGAGGCTTGACTGGCCCACCCGCTTAAAGATCATCAGGGGAGTGGCCAGAGGCTTGGCTTATCTATTCAAGCAGTTCCCGAACACGGCCTTGCCTCACGGTCACCTCAAGTCCTCCAACGTTTTGGTTGATGACACCTTCGAGCCTATATTAACCGACTATGCTCTGTTTCCGGTGGTGAACAGAGACCTCGCTCAGCAAGTCATGGTGGCCTACAAGTCCCCCGACGAGCGGAAAAACAGAAAGACGGACGTTTGGAGTCTGGGGATACTGATACTGGAAATGCTGACGGGGAAGTTTCCGGCGAACTATCTGAAACAGGGGTCCGGGTCGGGAGCGAATGGGGATTTGGGAACGTGGGTGAACTCGGTGGTGAGAGAGGAGTGGACGGGAGAGGTGTTTGATAAGGAGATGAGGGGGGGGAAGAATGGGGAGGGGGAGATGCTGAAGCTGCTGAAGATCGGAATGTGTTGCTGCGAGAGTAATGTGGAGAGGCGATGGGACTTGAGAGAGGCTGTTGAGAAGATCGAGGAGTTGAAGGAGAGAGACGGTGACTACGATGATATGTCGTCTTATGGAAGTGAAGGGGATGTGTATTCTTCAAGAGCAATGACTGAGGATGACTTCTCTTTCTCTGTTAATGGATCATAA